The region TGGCGCCGGAAAAAACCATCATCAGTGACTTGAAGAATTGAATGGCCGGCGACTTGAGATCCTGCAATAGAAGGGCGTCGGCGCCTTGCAGCTTATCCAGCTCCGCGCGACCGATCCAGAAAAAAAAGAAAAACTGTATTCCGCACAGCAATCCAGTGAATAGGGAAAGTTTGGGTTCAAAGGTTAAGGCGCTGATAGCGATCATGAAAAAGTAGAGCAGCGTTGGCGGTCCGGTAAGAAAGGTGGCAGCGCCGCCGGGCAATAGCAGATGGCTCGCCAGAAAGAGAGCGCTGACAAAAAAAGTGAAAAGGCTCACCGTCAGCCACATCAACCATCCACGGATCTTGCTGCGGCGCGCCAGCAGGTGAACCAGCAGCGAATAAAGGCCGCCAGTCAGCGACCAGAGCGCCGGCGCCTCCAGACCTGGCGTTACCCCCGCTTTTGCCAGGGCGTAGAGCGCCGGAGCGCAAGAGAAGCCGACAAAGACTGCATAGAGCGAGCCGCGAGCGAGGACGCGATTGACTTCCTCGTCGATCAGTTCACGATCGAGTGTTGCGCTCTGCTTCATCCGCGCCCGACTTAGGATTGATCAATTTTTGCGAGGGCGCTGCAGAGCGGTCAAGCGCGCCTTTTGCTGACGCAGAAGTTCTTTGAGATCGTCGCTCTGGTCCGCAGCGTCGGCGCCAGATGGAGCATCGGGCGCCGAGGAAACGGCGGCCAGCGGCGCGGCGCCCTGGGCGCGAAGCAATTGCTGAAAATCGGGGAAGTCACGCTTGCGGTCCGCGGTCTGCCAGAAGCGAAAGTCGCTTCCCTTCAGGGCGCCTACCAGCCGTTCCAGCGCGCTGCTTGCGGCCTGCTCCGGTCGCTTGCTTGACTGCCAGAGACGTATGCGATCGGCGGCGATGCCATCGTTGATTTCCGTCAACATTTGCACTCCGGCCTCAGAAACGCCGAGAGCCATCAGCTTCCCGGCAACATCGACGATTTGCAGAAACTTTCCCTGCACCAGCGGGATCGATGCCACTACATGCACCAGCTCGCCGCCGCCGACCGCCGGCAGCCCGCTCTTGTTTCGAATGTAGCGCATCACCAGGTAGAATACAAAGCCCATCACCGCCAGAAGGCCAAAGAAGCGCAGCGCCACCGAAAGGAAGGAAGGTCCTTCTTCGTGCGGGAACAACGTACTGCTTTGTGTCGCTGGCGCGGGCGAGGTCGGGGCAGCGCCACTCTCTGCAGACTCGCCAGCGCCCTCTGATCCGGCGCCCGGATTGGCAAAGCGTCCCTCGTCGCTTGAAGCGGCGCTGTCGGGGGCCGCGCCATTGGCCGGCGCCTGGCCCTCATTGCGGATTGCTTGCATCCAGGCCTCATTGATTTGCGCATCGTTGCGGCTGCCGGCCGGCGCCGGGGCGGTCTGCGCTGCGCCGCCAGCAGAGTCGGCGCCGGGCGCAGGGGCGGCCGCAGGCGCTGCTGGAGCAGATCGATCTGCCGGCCGACGCGACGAGGCGCTTTCACGGCTACGCTGTTCGCTCCGGACTCGCTCGGCATGCAACACAAGCGGCTGCAGGAGCAGTAGGACGGAAATGCCAGGCGCCAGCAGGCGCGATGCAGCGACCATGCCGGCAGAATTATGTCACATAATCTGACGGGTCAAGCGCTTTGCCTCGATCTCCGCAAGTCCTTCCCGGGCCAGCCAGGCGGCCAGGCGCGGCGCCAGACCTAGCTTCGAAAGTGATTCTCGACGGAGACGGCCAGGAAGACCTCGCGCAAAAAGAGGCCAAGGCCCGCAACCATGGAAGCCATTCCGGCAATGAAGGTAATGGCCACCATACGCGCCAGAGCGAAGCCAAGCAGGGCGGCTACAAAGGCGCCGCCGACCACCACGCAGACCAGCAATGCGGAGAGTACGAAACAAAAAATGGCGTAGTAGATCAAACGCGTACGGCGCTTCAGATGGCGCACCTCAAACTGCAGCTCTTCCCGCTCTGCCTCAGCAGCTGCAGCCAGACGCCCCTTGACCAATCGGTGGCGATCGATGATCCGCGCCATCCGGGTGTTCATCGAGTTGATCATTGTGGCAATTGCAGTGAGCAAAAAGACCGGCGCCACCGCAATGTGAATGATATTTGTTACATCGGAAAGCAGCGGAAAATCCATGGTCGTTGCGGCCTGGGCGAGTTGATTTCTTGCAATGTTAAATGATGCTCGGATGGAAAGTCAGCGGCTGCAGCAGGCCTCAGCCGCCGTAGCATGCACGGCGCAAAAATCAAGGATTCTGGGCGCCCTTCTTCAAGCGGTCAAAAGGAGTCACAATGTCCGTTACGCGCACGCCAAAGTTTTCATCGATGACCACTACTTCGCCCTTGGCAATCAACTTGCTGTTGACCAGCAAGTCCACCGGCTCGCCGGCCAGTTTCTCCAGTTCGATGATCGAGCCCTCGCCCAGGGCCAGGATATCCTTGATGTACATTGGCGTCCGACCGAGTTCCACGGTCAGCGTCATCTTGACGTCCATCAAGAGGTTCATATTGGGTTGCAGCGGCCCCGGCCCCTGCTGCGAAAGCGGCGGAAAGCCAACGTCCTTGATGCCCGATTGACCTGGCATCGGTCCGCTTGGAACCTGGATGCCCCCGCCCATTCCCCCGCCCATTCCGCCAGCGCCTTGATTGCGCGAACGATTGTAAATATCGATGGCAAGGGCGAGAGGCAGAACCATCTGCACCCGCGATTCAAAGGCATTTTCCACGCTGAAGGGCAGTTGAATCTTCAAGTATGTCGGATAGCCGCGCAGCGCGAAGGGCTCTTCGGCGGCGGAGCGCACCTCAACCGGCATGGGCGTAATGGCCTGGCCAACCTTGGCCGAAAGCTGGCTGGCCATGGTGAATAGCATCGGGCCGACCGATTCTTTGACCACAGCGATCTGAGCGCTGTCCAGCGGTTGGTTGGCGGCCACAGTCGCTTCGTTGCCCATGACGACCGCCGCCAGACGGGCGGCGTCCGCTTGCGGAATGAACAGAGCGACCGGTCCATTGAGTCCGCCGCTCAGGTTTTGTGCAAAGACAGTGTATTGATTCTTGAGGTCGCGTTCGATGGCCGACTGGTCTTTGACCTCGGCGTAGGGCGCTCCGACGCGTGCGTTACGCGCCAGAATCATCCCCAGACCCTGGGTGCCGGCGCTCATGGCATGCTGAATCAGATCAGCCACGGTCTCGCGCTCCAGCGGCGACATATCCTGGCCAAGCGCTGAGGCTGCAACTGCCGGGCCGGCATCGGATCCGGCGCCGGAAAAATCATCAGCGCCCTGCAGCAACAGGTCTATCTCTTCCTGTGAAAGCGAACCATCTACCATTGCTGCAATCTCCGTCTATTCCGGCGCCAGAGCTATGGTCCAGGTACGCGGCCTTGCCGGACGCAACCTGGCCCTGCTACAATTTCGGAAGGAATTGCCCGCCGCCCGTGGAAAAAGCGGCGCTCAGGTCTGTCGCCTGCTGGAATCGCAGAGCAAAATTGGACGTCGGGCAAGCCTATTTCGAACCTGCAGCCCTCACGGCGGCGCTGTCAGCCCACCTGCCCAACCACACTCTCAAAGGGCCCAAGGGCGCAACTGATGCGGCCATCTTCCATCCGCCAGTTCAGCTCCTGCTCGGTCCAGAGGTCGCGCACGCCGCGCAAAGCGGAATCGGAGAGGCCAGGCGGGGCCGGCACAGTGATGCGGCCTGGCCTTGAGCCTGGATTCCAGAGGCCCAGATAGCCTGCAGGATTGTAGAGCCCGCGCGGGAAAGGATGTTCCAGCAGTCCCAGCGGAATCGGCGTAGCCGCAGCGCAGCGCCGATTGACCAGCAGCGCCTTCTCCCAGATTGCCAGGCGTTCCTCTTCCAGCTCCGAGAGATCGTCGGAGAGCAAGAGCATGCCGCCAGAAACAGACATTACCGAGGCCATCATGAGAACCTGGGCAAGACTCAGACTGCTGCGCCGTCCGCGCACCATCAAACAATCGGGATCATTCAACCATGTGCGTCGATGTAAGAAACTGCGCGTCAGCGTATTGATCAGCGCTCCCTGCGCCGTCGGATAATTTCGATCGTGCAGAAGTCGCGACAGGCCATTGCCGGACCAGACCTGATTCACATCGACGCTGATGCGCATTCCATCAACAAGCCCGGCTGCCGGCCAGAGCGGAGCGCCGCAACCAAGCAAAAAGGTCTTTCGTCCGGCGACCCGGCGAATCAGCTGCAAGACATCGTGAAGCCTGCGCGCTCCAGAGGATTGTGCATCGGCGCGCCGGCCGCGAAAACAAGCGGCAAAGAGGAAATCCAGCTTCAAATAATCGAAGCCCCAGTTGCGCACCAGGGTATCAATGACATTGGCCAACCAGGCCTTGTAGTGTGGATGACTGACATCCAGAGCGTAGGCCCAGCCGCCCCATAGCGGGTTGTAGAGGGCGCGCACTGGCTTGCCGCTGTCTTCGTCACGCAGGACCGCCTCCGGAAACTCGCGGAAGATGGCGGCGTTTTTCATGGCCACAAAGGGGGCCAGCCACAAACCGGCGCGCATCGATTGCGCTTTGATTTCGGCGGCCAGCGCCGCCATGCCTGCTGGAAACTGCTGGTTTGGTTGGGTCCAATCGCCCAGTGCGCGCTGCCAGCCATCGTCAATCTGAAATAGATCAAGGCGCAACTGCCGGCGACGAATCTCAGCCAGATTCTGGCGAAGGATTGATTCGGAAATCTTGTTGTAATAGTAGTACCACGAGCACCAGCCATGAATCGGCGCTTCGGCGCGGGTTCGGCCAAGTTGTGCACAGGCGCGCTGGACGGCGCTGTCCAGGAAGGTCTCAAAGCCGCCGACCTTGCGCGGCTCTCCAGGAAGAGAGAACTCCCAGAGCAACGGCGTCATTGATTCGCGCGCATGGTTGCCCATGGCGCGGCCGTTGAAATCCCAGATGGCTGCAAATTCCAGCAGGCGGCCGCTTTGCGGGTCCATTCGTAATCGAAATCGCAGGCTATGGTTGGCCGGAGCGCCGCCTGTAAACAAGATGCGCGCCGGCTGGTCGCTGTCCAATTCCTCAAGGCCAATCAACCATTCGCTATGAAAGCGACCGCGTCGCGCCAGCAAATGCAGGGGGAACCACTCTGGCAGCCAGCCCTGCAGCGGAGTCTCAAAATTTTCATCCATGCGGTGCTTCCACGGAAGCCGCACAAAGGAGTCGCGGTCGCCGGCGCGCTTGAGGCCGCTGGCGCTCCAGGATTGATAGCCATGCTGGTAGATGCGGAATCTACGATCGATTTCGATCTGATCGTGCAGCGAGATGGAGGCGTATTTGCCGGCGCGTAGACTGATCTCCACCCGATCAAGGAAGATGATTGGTTCCTGACGGCGGCGAATCAAGGGGCGTAATTCGCCAGGACTGCGGTTGAGGTGCAGTTCCATTGCTGCATCGGCAGAGCAGAGCACATCGGCGCCCTTCAGCTCCTCCACAAGGAGGCGGTTTTTTTGGCCGGCCTTGCGACGGTAGAAGAGACGAACCTCGGCGGCGTCAGGAAAATTCACTCGCTCCTCCGAAACTGACGGCGCAGCATCCAGGCTACGATGGCCGAGGCCGCCAGCGCCAGGGCGCCCCAGCCAACCGCTTCAGCGTAGCGCCCAAACAATGCCGCGCCGAGCGCAAAAAGCAGTCCGTAAATCATCAGCACTGCCGACAGCCAGCCCGCAAAATCGGGGGCCAGTACGCGCCAGGAAGAGCGCTGTGGGTCGCCGCTGATGGCCAGCCAGCCAGGACCAGGCGGTCGTACCCGCTGGTAAAAGCGCTGCAAGGTCTGCGGCGATTCTGGTCCGGCCAGATAGACCGCTGCCAGCGTACAGACAACTACCGCCGGTGCAATCCAGAACAGATTTTGCGGAGAGGCCGGGACCTCGACGCCCAGACTGGCCGCCAGCTTCATAGCGCTTACAATCCAGAGCGGCGCCACCATCGCCACAATCTCGGCCAGGGCGTTGATGCGCCACCAGTACCAGCGAAGAATCAGGACAAAGCCCATGCCAGCCGTGCAGCTGAGCAAGAATTCCCACGCGCCCTGAACGGATTTCAAAACGGTGAAAGACAAAAGCAGCGATAGCACAAGCAGAAGCAAAGAAACGACGCGCGCCGCGCGGATGCCGCCCTGCTCCTGCTGCTTGCGCATCCAGAAGCGGCGGAGAAAGTCGTTCACCACATAGGAAGCGCCCCAGTTCAGGTGCGTGGCAATGGTGGACATGTAGGCGCCCAGAAAGGCCGCAGCCAGCAGACCGCGCCACGGCGAACCCAATATATCGCGAATCAAGTATACATAACTTTCCTCGCCATGCGCCGCATCAAGCCCGGGATAGATTACAATCGCGGCCAGTGCGGCAAGAATCCAGGGCCAGGATCGCACACAGTAGTGAGCGATCAAGAACCACAACGCGGCCTTGACGCCGTGCCGTTCGTCACGCGCCGACATGATTCGCTGCGCAATATAGCCGCCGCCGCCGGGCTCCTGCCCCGGATACCAGGAGGCCCACCATTGCACCAGAACGTAGGCCAGAAAAGCGGACGAGGCAATGCTACCCGCGCCGCCGCCGCTCTCGAAGCGCGGCAGCAACTGCAACATAGCCTCCGGCAGCGCTGCGCCAAGTCCGCCGGCCTGCTGCACGGCGGGATGACCCGCCGCAAACCACGCCAGGGCGATGCAGCCGCCCATGGCCACGGCAAACTGAAAGGCATCAGCAATGGCAACGCCCCACAGTCCAGTCAGGGCCACATAGAGCAAGGTTGCCGCCGCTGCGGCGCTGACCGCCAGACGCGGATCGATTTCAGGAAAGAGGACTGCGGCAATCTTGTACATTGCCAGATTGACCCAGGCCATCACCACGATATTCAAAAACAGTCCAAAATAGATCGCTTTGAAGCCGCGCAGGAAGGCCGCCAGCGGCCCGCTGTAGCGCAGCTCGATAAACTCCAGGTCAGTGAGCACCCCGGCCCGTCGCCAGAGCCGCGCAAAAAAGAAGACAGTGAGCGCGGCGCCAATCGCGGCGCTCCACCAGATCCAGTTGGCGCTGATGCCGCCGCCGCGCACCAGGCCAGTGACGGCCAGGGGGGTATCAGCGGCAAAGGTAGTGGCTACCATGCCGGTGCCGACCAACCACCACGGAGCGCTGCGGCCGGAGAGGAAGTACTCGGACAGCGAGGCGCCGCCGCGCCGGCTGAGCATCAGGCCCATTCCCAGGCTCAAACCGAAATAGAGCACAATGAGCAGGATATCGCCGCTGGAAAATTGCATCGCTGAAACGAGGAGAACCGCAGCTCGCCGGCGCCTGCTGGCAAGGCATTTTGTTGCAGGCTTCTCCTGACTTGATTGTTGTTGTTTTTCTCCGCTTGCGTCGCCAGCTTGTGGCGGCCGCGCTCCAGGCGCTTTGCAATGCACAATTCTCAGCGCAGCGACTCCGCAGTTTTTTTCGACCTGGATGGACTGTTTTTTCACCCGCGTGCACACTGGAAGGCTCTTGACCCTCACCTGGCGCGGCTTGGCGAACGTGTACACTGGAAGGAGGCGCTGGCGGCCTTTCGCCACTTGCGCTGGCGCGCCGAGCCCGTTTCACTCACCAACTTTTTTGGCATCGACGAGATTGCGCTGTCTCTTCAGGGACCGGAGCAGCAACGCAGCCTCAGCGCCACCGAACGATTGCTGCGCGCGGCGCACGGTCACAAATCCAATGGCCGGCATTTATACCTGATCTCGGCCTGTCCTTTTCGCGAGCTGCTGGACGTAATCGAACTGTGGATGCCGCGCCCGCGTCGCTACCCGCTGCTGGAAAATCCCTTTCAACAAGCTGGATTCATTACCGTATCGCTTCCGCCGGCGCCTCCGGGCTTTAGCGATGCCGATGCCGAACGCGCCGGCTATGTGGACCGCAGCGTTGCAGCTCGTCCGCGCTTTGATCCGGAAGAATTGGCCAATCCCTCGCGCCGATCGCAGCTACGGCGTCGCAAGCTGGTGCGCATGGCCTCGCTCTTGCGCTACAAGCGCGACGGCGACGCCCCCCGCGACCCGACAGCGGTTGGCGGAGTTTACGATCGTCTGCAATTGTATCATACCGAGGCCGACTACGCCCATGAGATCGAAGAACTGTGCGCGCGCGAAGCGGCGCACTGGCGCGACCGCAATGCGCTCTATGCCGAGTTTATCGATCCCCTGGAAACGGTGACCATTCAGCGCAGCGTTTAGCCGCGCGGATGAAACTTCTTGTGCACTTCTTTGAGCGTGCGACTGGCCAGGTGCGTGTAAATCTGCGTAGTGGAAATATCGATGTGACCGAGCAGCTCCTGGACGCTGCGCAGATCGGCGTTGTTTTCGATCAGATGTGTGGCAAAACTATGACGGAAGGTGTGCGGCGTAACGACTTTGCGAATTGAGGTTCGCTGCAGATACTTCTTGAGCAGCCGCCAGACCGATTTGCGATTCAAAAAATCGCCCTTCTTGCTGATGAATAGATAGTCGCTGAAGCGGCTTTTCAAAATATCTTCGCGGGCGCCCTCAATGTAGCGCTTCAGGATGTTGAAGGCCTTTTCGCCAAAGGGCACCAATCGCTCGCGTCCGCCCTTGCCGCGCACTGTCAGGAACATGTTTTCCAGATCGACATCTTCCATCTTGAGATTGCAGGCTTCGGAGATGCGCAGGCCGCTGGAGTAGAGCAGTTCAAACATTGCCTTATCGCGCAGCTCGTAGGGGTCATCCTCGCGAATCGCGTTGAATAATTCCTCGATTTCCGGCAAGCTGAGGTAGTCGGGAAGGGTCTTTTTTACTTCCGGCGTCTGGATCTTGTCTGCCGGATTGCTTTCGACCTTGTTCTCTTCTTTCAGGAACTTATAGAATTGACGCAGCGCGGCCACGGCGCGGGCCAGAGAGCGGCTGGAGATCTTTTTGCGCCGCTGCTCCTTCAGGAAGTTGGCAATATCTTCAGTTTCGACTTCAAGGAAATCCTTGCTGGTCTTATCCAGAAAGGTCTGGAACTTCTTGATGTCATAGGTGTAGGAAAAGATGGAATTTTCCGACAGCCCCTTCTCGACCAGGAGAAAGTCCTGGAATTGCTTGATCAGCTTTTGTTGATTCTGGACCAACTCCGCACCCGCCCCGACCATCTGGATCTTTTTTCGGCTGGTAACATAATCGGTCTGTAACGTCGCCTGGTCAGAAAAAATTCAAGGCGGGTCAATTTGATTTTGCCGGGCGGCAAAAGGTTCGAAGAGAATGCTACAGCGCCATGGAACTTAAACAATTTGTCCGCCGCGGCCTGCTCAACGAGACTCCCGGCTATCGCACCGTGCTACGCTTTGGCAACGCCCCCCCTGCCCATGTCCTGATGTTGCTGGAGGGTCGCGCCCGGCGCAAACTGGCGTTAAAGCCGGGTCGCTGGCTGTACGAGAATTTCTATCCAGTCTCCTTTGTCGGACTGGAAGATCTGCTGCAGGGTCGGTCGCGGCCGGGCGGCGCCGGCGTCTATCCCGGATCGCATTATGTCCTCTGGGAAGCGGAGGACTTTCGCAATGCGCTGAATATCCAGCCCGATCTGGCGCGTCGGGCGATCTTCGAACTGAGCCGGCGTATCCGCATCTGCGATGAGCGTCGTCATACAACCGATCCCAGCCTGCGGCGCGAACATGAGACTTCGCTGGCGGCGCCCTCCTCCGAATTAAGCGATGCCCTCTATGAAATGAGTTTTGCCGAAGAGGATGCCTTCCCGCCCCATCTGGTGGAAAAGTTTTCGCGCCGCTTTGCGCCGGGCGAGGCGCTGATGCTGCAAGGCGATCGCAGCGCGGAACTCTTCATCGTAATGGAAGGGCGGCTCAGCGTTTACCAGAGCCATGATGGCGAACGCCGCAAGATCGACATGCTGGCCGACGGAGATATGGTCGGGGAGATGGCGCAATTTGATGGTTTGCCGCGATCGGCCGATGTGATTGCTGAAACGCAGACAACTGCGCTGGCGCTGAGTCCCGAAAACTTTGATGTTCTCTTCCAGTTGCACCCGCGCTGGAGCCGCAAGTTAATGGAGACCCTTTCCGACCGGCTGGAACAAAGGCGCCGCATGCTGGCGGAGGCGCCGCTTCAGGGTCTTGCTGGCTAATCGACTGACGACAATCACTTGCCAAAGCCCAGGGGCTTTTCAAACAACGGCTATGAAATGGCTGCGTCGTATTCTATTCTCCTTGCCGCTGCTATTTTTTGCGGCGGCCACAGGCGTAGCCTTCTACTTCACGAACAGGGCGCTGTATCCGGAGTGGAAGACGACGCCGGGCGAATGCCCTGAGCGACGCAGGGACTGGGGAAAAGACTGCGGCGATGCCAGTCGCAACGGCGAATACTTTGTTCGTGACATCAATCTGTCATCTGCCGGCCCGCTTGCCCTGGACACGCCGGCCTGGTTTCTTTCAGCTGCCGACAACCGCGAGCGCCTGACGCTTGCAACGGACGGCGCATTTCATCCAGCAGGCCGCTGGGCGGCGGCGTTCATTCATGGCGGCGGCGCCGACCGACGCGAGGGCTATCGCTACGCCCGTTACTTTTTGAGCCGTGGTATCGACTATTACATGCTCGATACAGTCTGCCATGGTTCCGCGCCCTGTGCCGAGAACAAAGCCTTGAGCTTTGGGGCCCGCGAGCAACAGGCGGTGCGCAATCTCTATGCCGCCGTTCGCCCCAAATATGACGGACTGATCCTGATGGGAACCTCGGTGGGGGCGACCTCGCTGCTCGACGCCCTGCCTGACCTTCCAAAGGTGAATGCGGTGATTGCCGAGAATCCGATGTTCAGCCCGGAGCAATTTTTCCTGGATACTCCGGCCGCGCCGTCTTTCTTTCCCAAAGTCTACCGGCGACTGCTCTTCTCACTGGCGGCGTGGCGCGCTGATTTTCCAACGGATATGAGCCCGGCGGCTCGCTTGCTCCACTATTCCGGCGCGCCAATCTACTTCTTGCACAGCACAGAAGATCGACTTATTCCGCCGCACCATTCCGAAGACCTCTACGCGGAATACAAAGGTACTAAACTATTGTGGATTACAAACAAAGGTCAGCATGCCCGACTCTGGAATGCCGACCCGGCGGACTACGAGCGAAGGCTGGACGACTTTCTAAATCGACACGCCCTGCGCTAGCGGCGCGGCTGTTCCTCTATTCCAGCGGCGGCCGGCGCAGATCGTTGTTCCAGCTGAAGCCGCGATTCTGCAGCTCGACAAAGAAGCCCTCAAAGCCGCGCTGTGCCAGTCGCCAGCCATCGCGTTGACTGAAAAAGAGCGCCTGCAAGGGCAAGCTCTCTCCGGCTTCCAGCGGCGGACCTGCCAGCAGCGCCGGCCGGTCGCGCTCTTCATCGGACAGATCGAGGCGAGCGCCTGTCATGTTCAAGGCATAAGGACGCAGCGCGGCGTCGATGCAGGGAACGATTGCCAGACTTCGCAACCAGCGGCGCGGCTCTGCCAGCTGCAGCGAATGATCAGCAAGAAACGCCGAGAACTCGCGCAACCAACGCGCCTGCTCGGGCGCTGTACAGGCCAGCCACAAAAAGAAAAGCCGCGTGGCGGGCATTGGATGGGGCCAGGAGACCAGCACCTCGCGTCCGTAAAGAGCGGCAAGCCCAACCGAGAGATAGATGCTCCGATCTGGAAGGTCAAACTCCAGCAGTCGAAAGGGCCTCAGTTGTTCCAGATCGGCGCCAAAGACGCGCGCCTCGGCATACACTTCGGAGAGTTGCTCGGGATTTTCCGCCAGTTCTCCGCTATCCCAGACGCGGTCCGCCCCCGATTTTCCAAGAATACGCATTGCAGCGCGTTGCTCATAGCGCAGCCATTGCTCCGCCAATGCATGCGGCGCTTCGCGTCGTCCATGGCCGCTGAACACTCGCCGACGCAAAGCGTCGCCCAGCGCTGCATATTCCTCTTCCGGCGGCGCAGCGCCGCCGGCCGAAAAACGGCGCGCCCAGGCGTCCTCTTGAAAACGAAGCGCAAATGCCGGCGAAGGACCTGGCAATGTTTCCAGCGCTCGTTCAAGCGCCTGCTGCGCGGCGCGCTCCGATGAAGAGGCTCGCGCCACATCGCTTGCAACCTTGCCAGGCGCGCCAATTTCCGGCGGAAGTTCCACAGCGCGGCCGGCGCTGCGGTCGGCGCCGTCGCGGCGCAACCTGTGCAAGGAGCGCGGCAGCGATGCGCGCCAATCCGCATACTCCGCCGCGCTGACCTCCTGCAGGCTGCGTTCCACCCGATCGGCAAAGATCCTGGAAAAACGCAGGATGACGTAAGCGGCCGTCAGTAAGAAAAAAGCAAAGGTCAAGAACTGGGCGAAGGCTACCGGCGGAAAGGCAAAGAAGTCAAAGATTCCGTGCCAGAGCACAGCGAGCAACAATCCGCTGGCATATCGCCAGCCCAAACCGCCGGCATCGCGATCGATCAAGCGCATCCCAAAAGCAAAATTGATCATCGCGTGCACTGGCAGCGAGCGCGCCAGCAGCATGCCAGCCGGGCTTTGCATGCCAAAGTTGTGCAAGTAGAAGACATCCTCAACGATGGCGAAGCCCAGTCCAGCGCCGCCAAAGAGAAAAGCCGCTGAACGAGTCGGTCCGGAACGCCAGGCCAGCAGCGGCAGAAGTATAGAAGCGAGGCCAATTTTTGAGAATTCTTCGAGCGCTCCGGCCTGTACAAAGGCCAGCTGCAAGGCCAGAGCCATGGGCTCGGAAGGGGCATGCACCAGGTCCACGCCAGGGAAAAGCAACACATTGAGTACGCTGCTGAGAGCTGCCGCCAGAGCGCCACAAACCATGCCGCCAAGTACGACCGGACTGATCAATGCGGCAGCGCCAGGTTGCAGGCGCGGCCGTATCCATCGCTGCCAGAGCCGCGCCATTGGCCCCGCTTCTTCCGGCGGCGCCTTCCAGGCCAGCAGCAGCATCAAGGGACCGTTGACTGCCAGGCTGCCAAGTACTGAGTAAACCCACCAGGCCTGGGCAATCTCTTGCTGTGCGCCAGGCATCAGCGTCGCTCCACGGACGGCGGCGGCGCGACGTTTTGCTTGAGGTGCGCTATCATCTCCGCACTGGCCAGGTAGTTCGTGGTCTGGTAGAGCACATTGCCCTCTGCATCGAAGATTACGAAGAAAGGCAGGCCAATGAGCAGCTCTGGGAAACGCGGATCTTCTTGAAAACTTTGAAACACCGGGTCGCGATCGTCCACTTTGTAAAGTACTGCGCTCTGCAAGGCCTGATTCAGCGCTTGATTTTCCTGAACTGTTTCTTGAAAGGCATGGCAATTGGAGCACCACTCGGCAAAAAAATCAACGAATAGCAATCGGCCGCTCTCCCTGGCCTGTCCGAAGGCCTGATCGCGATCGCGCAACCAGAGCAGGTTCCCGATGCGTTCTGGCGGCAGCTGCGGCGGCTGTGGCGCGCCG is a window of Leptospirales bacterium DNA encoding:
- a CDS encoding cyclic nucleotide-binding domain-containing protein gives rise to the protein MELKQFVRRGLLNETPGYRTVLRFGNAPPAHVLMLLEGRARRKLALKPGRWLYENFYPVSFVGLEDLLQGRSRPGGAGVYPGSHYVLWEAEDFRNALNIQPDLARRAIFELSRRIRICDERRHTTDPSLRREHETSLAAPSSELSDALYEMSFAEEDAFPPHLVEKFSRRFAPGEALMLQGDRSAELFIVMEGRLSVYQSHDGERRKIDMLADGDMVGEMAQFDGLPRSADVIAETQTTALALSPENFDVLFQLHPRWSRKLMETLSDRLEQRRRMLAEAPLQGLAG
- a CDS encoding PrsW family intramembrane metalloprotease, which codes for MPGAQQEIAQAWWVYSVLGSLAVNGPLMLLLAWKAPPEEAGPMARLWQRWIRPRLQPGAAALISPVVLGGMVCGALAAALSSVLNVLLFPGVDLVHAPSEPMALALQLAFVQAGALEEFSKIGLASILLPLLAWRSGPTRSAAFLFGGAGLGFAIVEDVFYLHNFGMQSPAGMLLARSLPVHAMINFAFGMRLIDRDAGGLGWRYASGLLLAVLWHGIFDFFAFPPVAFAQFLTFAFFLLTAAYVILRFSRIFADRVERSLQEVSAAEYADWRASLPRSLHRLRRDGADRSAGRAVELPPEIGAPGKVASDVARASSSERAAQQALERALETLPGPSPAFALRFQEDAWARRFSAGGAAPPEEEYAALGDALRRRVFSGHGRREAPHALAEQWLRYEQRAAMRILGKSGADRVWDSGELAENPEQLSEVYAEARVFGADLEQLRPFRLLEFDLPDRSIYLSVGLAALYGREVLVSWPHPMPATRLFFLWLACTAPEQARWLREFSAFLADHSLQLAEPRRWLRSLAIVPCIDAALRPYALNMTGARLDLSDEERDRPALLAGPPLEAGESLPLQALFFSQRDGWRLAQRGFEGFFVELQNRGFSWNNDLRRPPLE
- a CDS encoding alpha/beta hydrolase, which codes for MKWLRRILFSLPLLFFAAATGVAFYFTNRALYPEWKTTPGECPERRRDWGKDCGDASRNGEYFVRDINLSSAGPLALDTPAWFLSAADNRERLTLATDGAFHPAGRWAAAFIHGGGADRREGYRYARYFLSRGIDYYMLDTVCHGSAPCAENKALSFGAREQQAVRNLYAAVRPKYDGLILMGTSVGATSLLDALPDLPKVNAVIAENPMFSPEQFFLDTPAAPSFFPKVYRRLLFSLAAWRADFPTDMSPAARLLHYSGAPIYFLHSTEDRLIPPHHSEDLYAEYKGTKLLWITNKGQHARLWNADPADYERRLDDFLNRHALR
- the xerD gene encoding site-specific tyrosine recombinase XerD → MVGAGAELVQNQQKLIKQFQDFLLVEKGLSENSIFSYTYDIKKFQTFLDKTSKDFLEVETEDIANFLKEQRRKKISSRSLARAVAALRQFYKFLKEENKVESNPADKIQTPEVKKTLPDYLSLPEIEELFNAIREDDPYELRDKAMFELLYSSGLRISEACNLKMEDVDLENMFLTVRGKGGRERLVPFGEKAFNILKRYIEGAREDILKSRFSDYLFISKKGDFLNRKSVWRLLKKYLQRTSIRKVVTPHTFRHSFATHLIENNADLRSVQELLGHIDISTTQIYTHLASRTLKEVHKKFHPRG